The Acanthopagrus latus isolate v.2019 chromosome 6, fAcaLat1.1, whole genome shotgun sequence genome includes a region encoding these proteins:
- the ninj1 gene encoding ninjurin-1 isoform X2 has product MNHYANKKSAAESMLDVALLMANASQLKAVMEQGPDFTFYVPLITLISISLILQIIVGVLLIFIVKWNLNDESMHYKLNILENLATAFVFIIVVVNVFITAFGVQRPPPSS; this is encoded by the exons ATGAACCATTATGCCAACAAGAAGAGTGCAGCGGAGAGCATGCTGGATGTGGCTCTACTGATGGCCAATGCCTCACAGCTGAAGGCCGTGATGGAGCAAGGACCCGACTTCACCTTCTACGTGCCCCTCATTACTCTAATCAGCATCTCCCTCATCCTGCAGATCATAGTGGGGGTTCTGCTCATCTTCATAG TCAAATGGAACCTGAATGATGAGAGCATGCACTACAAGCTGAACATCCTGGAGAACCTCGCCACAgcctttgttttcatcattgttGTGGTGAACGTCTTCATCACAGCGTTTGGTGTCCAGCGGCCCCCTCCAAGTTCTTGA
- the ninj1 gene encoding ninjurin-1 isoform X1, with protein sequence MATERFEMNGDADRNGDTEVPLRGRTRRQPDRPLNMNHYANKKSAAESMLDVALLMANASQLKAVMEQGPDFTFYVPLITLISISLILQIIVGVLLIFIVKWNLNDESMHYKLNILENLATAFVFIIVVVNVFITAFGVQRPPPSS encoded by the exons ATGGCTACGGAAAGATTTGAAATGAACGGTGATGCTGACCGAAACGGCGACACTGAG gTCCCGCTGCGAGGTCGCACGAGGAGGCAACCAGACAGACCGCTGAACATGAACCATTATGCCAACAAGAAGAGTGCAGCGGAGAGCATGCTGGATGTGGCTCTACTGATGGCCAATGCCTCACAGCTGAAGGCCGTGATGGAGCAAGGACCCGACTTCACCTTCTACGTGCCCCTCATTACTCTAATCAGCATCTCCCTCATCCTGCAGATCATAGTGGGGGTTCTGCTCATCTTCATAG TCAAATGGAACCTGAATGATGAGAGCATGCACTACAAGCTGAACATCCTGGAGAACCTCGCCACAgcctttgttttcatcattgttGTGGTGAACGTCTTCATCACAGCGTTTGGTGTCCAGCGGCCCCCTCCAAGTTCTTGA
- the card19 gene encoding caspase recruitment domain family, member 19: MGDSFREQLIEDSAFLRAERRLDTDLVDKVILQLNRIYPQILTDKEATKFRKLDVPTGVRLGELLTHLQGKGEEACREFYRALHLHVEEVYYSLPTRLRLRDYSNPLNYPHVQQRYILNDRGPLFFLGCFSVAVGMAFLYYYSESKLSGGSRALGMAALGLKRKAQEVLIWYTEESLMK, translated from the exons ATGGGag ACAGTTTTCGTGAGCAGCTGATAGAGGACAGCGCCTTCCTCAGAGCTGAGCGGAGGTTGGACACGGACCTGGTGGACAAAGTCATCCTTCAGCTCAACAGGATCTACCCACAGATCCTCACAGACAAGGAGGCCACCAAA TTCCGAAAGTTGGACGTGCCCACTGGTGTTCGACTGGGTGAGCTACTGACACACCTGCaggggaaaggagaggaagcaTGCAGGGAGTTTTACAGAGCTCTTCACCTGCATGTAGAGGAGGTGTACTACAGCCTACCCACACGGCTCCGCCTCAGAG ATTACTCAAATCCACTCAACTATCCACATGTCCAGCAGAGGTATATTCTGAACGACAGAG GTCCCCTGTTCTTTCTGGGCTGTTTCAGTGTTGCAGTTGGAATGGCTTTCCTCTATTACTACAGTG AGTCCAAATTGTCAGGAGGCAGCCGGGCCCTCGGGATGGCCGCTCTGggtttgaaaagaaaagctcaGGAGGTCCTCATATGGTACACTGAAGAAAGCCTCATGAAGTGA
- the LOC119021173 gene encoding transketolase-like, translating to MEDYHKPDQQTVQALRNIANRLRINSIKATTAAGSGHPTSCCSVAEIMSVLFFHTMKYRYDDPRNFNNDRFILSKGHAAPALYSMWVEAGFLKESELLSLCHVDSTLEGHPTPKQQFVDIATGSLGQGLGVACGMAYTGKYFDKSSYRVYCLVGDGEMSEGAVWEAMSFASYYQLDNLVAIMDVNRLGQSDPAPLQHHVEKYQKRCEAFGWHAIIVDGHSVEELCKALSQPRHQPTAIIAKTIKGKGIPAAEDKLGWHAKPLPKDMADMVMKDLQSRIMNSSKHLYPSAPIEDAPPVSLRNIRMPSAPSYKAGEKIATRKAYGMALAKLGRYNERVVALDGDTNNLTYSEIFKNEHPNRFVECYIAQQNMVSVAMGCAARERNVVFASTLASFFTRAYDQLRMAAISESNINLCGSHCGLSTGEEGPSLMGLEDVAMFRALPTATIFYPSDGVSTEKAVELAATTKGVCYIRTSRQDSAIIYNSNEDFHVGQAKVVYQSKEDQVTLVAAGVTLHEALAAAEHLKKERISVRVIDPFTIKPLDAKTIIDHSRATRGRIITVEDHYYEGGLGEAVSSAMVNESGFNLHRLAVSHVPRSGKPQELLKIYGIDRDAIAQAVRKMLSSSTNAK from the exons TCATCCCACATCATGCTGCAGTGTGGCAGAAATCATGTCGGTGCTGTTCTTCCACACCATGAAGTACCGCTACGATGACCCACGCAACTTCAACAATGACCGCTTCATCCTGTCCAAG GGTCATGCTGCTCCGGCCCTGTATTCCATGTGGGTTGAAGCAGGCTTCCTTAAGGAGAGCGAGCTGCTCAGCTTGTGCCACGTTGACTCCACCCTGGAGGGTCACCCAACCCCT aagcagcagtttgtggatATAGCCACCGGCTCCTTGGGCCAGGGTCTTGGTGTGGCCTGTGGAATGGCTTACACTGGGAAATACTTTGACAAGTCCAG CTATCGTGTGTACTGCCTGGTGGGGGATGGTGAGATGTCAGAGGGTGCTGTCTGGGAGGCCATGTCATTCGCCTCCTACTACCAGCTGGACAACCTGGTGGCCATCATGGACGTCAACCGTCTGGGCCAGAGTGACCCTGCACCCCTGCAGCATCATGTGGAGAAATATCAAAAACGCTGCGAAGCTTTCGG ttggCATGCCATCATTGTGGATGGACACAGTGTGGAGGAGCTTTGCAAAGCTCTGAGCCAGCCACGCCATCAACCCACCGCCATCATTGCTAAGACCATCAAGGGCAAAGGCATTCCAG CCGCAGAGGATAAGTTGGGGTGGCATGCCAAACCTCTGCCCAAAGACATGGCCGACATGGTGATGAAGGACCTGCAGAGCCGCATCATGAACAGCAGCAAGCACCTGTACCCTTCTGCTCCCATCGAGGACGCACCGCCGGTCAGCCTGCGGAACATCAGGATGCCAAGCGCGCCCAGCTACAAGGCTGGAGAAAAG ATTGCCACACGGAAGGCATATGGCATGGCGTTGGCCAAGTTAGGCCGCTACAATGAACGTGTTGTGGCCCTTGATGGAGACACCAACAACCTCACCTACTCAGAGATCTTCAAGAATGAGCATCCCAACCGCTTCGTGGAGTGCTACATCGCTCAGCAGAACATG GTCAGTGTTGCCATGGGATGCGCTGCCCGTGAGAGGAACGTTGTGTTTGCCAGCACTCTTGCTTCCTTTTTCACCCGCGCCTACGACCAGCTACGCATGGCAGCCATCTCTGAAAGCAACATCAATCTGTGTGGCTCCCACTGCGGCTTGTCCACCG GAGAGGAAGGCCCCTCTCTGATGGGTCTAGAGGACGTGGCTATGTTCAGAGCTCTTCCCACAGCGACCATTTTCTATCCCAGTGACGGTGTGTCTACAGAGAAGGCCGTGGAACTGGCTGCAACCACAAAG GGCGTTTGCTACATCCGAACCAGCCGCCAAGACAGCGCCATCATCTATAACAGCAACGAGGACTTTCATGTTGGACAGGCAAAG GTGGTGTACCAGAGCAAAGAGGACCAGGTGACTTTGGTGGCAGCTGGAGTGACTTTGCACGAGGCCctggctgcagctgaacatttaAAGAAAG AGCGGATCTCCGTCAGGGTCATTGACCCCTTCACAATCAAACCACTGGATGCCAAAACCATCATTGACCACTCACGCGCCACTAGGGGACGAATCATCACTGTGGAAGACCACTACTATGAAG GCGGCCTCGGCGAGGCAGTGTCCTCAGCTATGGTCAACGAGTCTGGCTTCAATCTGCACCGCCTGGCTGTGTCCCATGTCCCTCGCAGTGGCAAACCTCAAGAGCTGCTCAAGATCTACGGCATCGACCGTGATGCCATCGCCCAAGCTGTCCGCAAAATGCTCAGCAGCTCTACCAATGCCAAGTAA
- the LOC119021172 gene encoding protein bicaudal D homolog 2-like — translation MSTEEQEYAEAVLVTEAGPQWLRAEVERLTRELRETTHEKIQAAEYGLAVLEEKQQLKQRFDDLETEYETVRHELDQLKEAFGQAYSTHKKVAADGESREESLILESASKEALYQQKILELQNELRQAKVSFSGIQAENERLSAISLELRESSELAELQRGQLRDDIREYKVREARLLQDYSELEEENISLQKQASVLRQNQVEYEGLKHEIRRLEEDSQCLHSQLEEAMRLREIAERQLTEALETIKTEREQKATLRKELSHYMTIGGSVYNSSFSISIDNLKHHDDLSAANEPDNDDLIRGFENGLIKMGEGDENKRGEAFKPAPSLVDDLLSELNISEIQKLKQQLVQVEREKVTLINSLQESQKHLEQAYGTVSEQKETVNRLTENLSAMRKLQASKERQSALDSEKDRDSHDDGDYYELDINGPEILQCKYTVAVSEAGELRQELKTLRAKYDECRTQYEDERARLDSDVHELRSKLASLEKISQADKAEVARLEKELRVVSETAGESLGSLNVAQDELIAFSEELANLYNHVCMCNNETPNRVMLDYYKQGKAIVRRGQEGKEHQSSVLLTNGLISETEMKKSNSSSTPAPEHRPEPMNIYNLVAIIRDQICHLQQAVDRTTDLSRQRLANLELSTVADKDKEACMEEILKLKSLLSTKREQIATLRAVLKANKQTAEVALANLKSKYDSEKGMVTETMMKLRNELKALKEDAATFSSLRAMFATRCDEYVTQLDDMQRQLAAAEDEKKTLNSLLRMAIQQKLALTQRLEDLEFDHEQARRKTATAAGGKGKTKGKGAASNHH, via the exons ATGTCCACGGAGGAGCAGGAATATGCCGAAGCGGTGCTGGTGACAGAGGCCGGGCCGCAGTGGCTCCGAGCCGAGGTCGAGCGTCTTACCCGGGAGCTCCGAGAAACGACCCACGAGAAGATCCAGGCGGCGGAGTACGGGCTGGCGGtgctggaggagaaacagcagctcaAGCAGCGATTCGATGACTTGGAGACGGAGTACGAGACGGTCCGACATGAGCTGGATCAGCTGAAGGAG GCATTCGGACAAGCTTACTCAACCCACAAAAAGGTGGCTGCAGATGGGGAAAGCAGGGAAGAGTCACTGATCCTTGAGTCGGCCAGTAAGGAGGCTCTGTACCAGCAGAAGATCCTTGAGTTGCAGAATGAGCTCCGACAGGCCAAAGTCTCCTTCAGCGGTATACAGGCTGAAAATGAGCGCCTGTCAGCCATCTCTCTGGAGCTGCGAGAG agtTCAGagctggcagagctgcagcgtgGTCAGCTGCGTGATGACATCAGAGAGTACAAGGTGCGGGAGGCTCGTCTGCTGCAGGACTACAgcgagctggaggaggagaacatcTCTCTTCAGAAACAAGCGTCTGTACTGAGACAGAACCAG GTGGAATATGAAGGTCTAAAGCATGAGATCCGCCGTCTGGAGGAGGACTCCCAGTGCCTACACAGCCAGCTGGAGGAAGCCATGCGTCTGAGAGAAATTGCCGAGCGACAGCTGACAGAGGCGCTGGAAACGATTAAAACAGAGCGTGAGCAAAAGGCCACCTTGCGCAAGGAGCTCTCCCACTATATGACCATTGGTGGCTCTGTGTACAACAGCTCTTTCAGCATCTCCATCGACAACCTAAAACACCACGACGATCTTTCCGCCGCCAACGAGCCTGACAACGATGATCTGATCAGAGGCTTTGAAAACGGCTTGATCAAAATGGGCGAAGgtgatgaaaacaagagaggagaggcttTCAAGCCTGCTCCCAGCCTGGTGGACGACCTGCTGAGTGAGCTCAACATCTCCGAGATccagaaactgaaacaacagcttGTGCAG GTGGAGCGGGAGAAGGTGACCTTGATCAACTCTCTCCAGGAGAGccagaaacatctggagcagGCCTATGGCACTGTGTCTGAGCAAAAGGAGACTGTCAACAGGCTGACCGAGAACCTCAGCGCAATGAGGAAACTTCAGGCCAGTAAGGAGCGCCAGTCTGCCCTCGACAGTGAAAAAGACCGGGACAGCCATGACGACGGAGACTACTATGAGCTGGACATCAATGGACCGGAGATCCTGCAGTGTAAATACACTGTGGCCGTGTCTGAAGCTGGGGAGCTGAGGCAGGAGCTGAAGACTCTGAGGGCAAAGTACGATGAGTGCCGAACCCAGTATGAAGATGAGCGAGCACGGCTGGATAGCGACGTCCACGAGTTGAGGTCCAAGTTGGCGTCCCTGGAGAAGATAAGCCAGGCAGATAAAGCAGAAGTGGCCCGCCTGGAGAAGGAGCTCCGTGTGGTCAGCGAGACTGCAGGAGAATCACTCGGCAGCCTCAATGTGGCCCAGGATGAGCTCATAGCTTTCAGTGAAGAGCTGGCCAATCTCTACAACCACGTGTGTATGTGCAACAATGAGACTCCTAATCGCGTCATGCTCGACTACTACAAGCAAGGCAAGGCCATAGTGAGAAGAGGGCAAGAAGGGAAGGAGCACCAGTCTTCAGTGCTTCTCACTAACGGTCTGATCAgtgagactgaaatgaaaaagtctAACTCAAGCAGCACTCCTGCTCCAGAGCATCGGCCAGAACCCATGAACATCTATAACCTCGTAGCTATCATCAGGGACCAGATCTGCCACCTGCAGCAGGCAGTGGACCGCACCACAGACCTGTCGCGTCAGAGACTCGCAAACCTGGAGCTGAGCACAGTggcagacaaagacaaagaggctTGCATGGAAGAGATCCTCAAACTGAAGTCCCTGCTGAGCACCAAAAGGGAGCAGATAGCCACTCTCAGAGCTGTGCTCAAGGCCAACAAACAG ACGGCTGAGGTTGCTCTGGCCAACCTGAAGAGTAAGTACGACAGTGAGAAGGGCATGGTGACTGAGACTATGATGAAGCTCCGCAATGAACTAAAGGCTCTGAAAGAGGATGCTGCTACGTTCTCCTCTCTTCGAGCCATGTTTGCTACAAG GTGTGACGAGTATGTGACCCAGCTGGACGACATGCAGAGgcagctggctgctgctgaggatgagAAGAAGACCCTGAATTCTCTCTTGCGTATGGCCATCCAGCAGAAGCTGGCCTTAACGCAGCGCCTGGAGGACCTGGAGTTTGACCACGAGCAGGCGCGTCGCAAAACTGCCACAGCGGCGGGAGGCAAGGGGAAAACAAAGGGCAAGGGAGCCGCTTCCAACCATCAT TAA